The DNA segment TGAGTCTGGATTCTATAAAATCGGAAACGGTTTCTAATTCTTCCTGCGGAATTCGAAACGGATAAGAAAGTTTTTCCAATTCCGTTTTCAACTCTGTTCCTATCCGGATAGAGTTTAGAATGGAGCGAAAGTCTCTCGGGTAAGCGTGATTTCCTCTGAATCGGGTCAGAATCCGTTCCAGGTCTCCGATTTCTTTCAGTGCGTTTACCAAAGGAGCTATGACCGTTTTGAGCAGGATGTCCTGTTTTTCCCAGCGGGAATACAAAACCAAGGGATCACATTCCGGAAAGAGAATTCTTTGTTTGAGAAGTCTCTTTCCTTTTGCAGTATTGCAAAAATTTAATATAGAATAGAGCGTATGATTTTTCTCTTTTTCGTTTTCTACGAGTTCAAGATTGAGGATCGTTTCCCTATCCATTTCGAGAAATTTACCGGAACTCAAAATTCTTGGTTCTCTCAGAATCAAACGATTGTCTCTGTAGGTTTCTCGGATGTATTCGTTGAGATAAAGAGATAGAATGTGAAACGGATCCTTTCCGTCGATTTCTGTCTGATCCGGGATGAGGGTGAATTCCCGATTCTTAAAATATTCGAAATCCTGAAAGAAGGCAACGTCCGATTTGGGAACACAGATTTCGGAAGGTCGAAACTTTTCGAGTTCTGCGATCAGCTTTTCGAGACCCGTAACGGAAGCGGATGAATAGAATAATTCCCCCGTTGAAAAATCGGCCATTGCGAAATAGATCAGACTTTTTTTGAGATGTAAAACGGCGAGATAGTTGTTCTGATAACCGGAGAGCAGATTTTCCTCGATAACCGTCCCGGGAGTGATGATTCTTACCACGTCACGCGTCATCAGCTTGGATCCGGGATCATCCGATTTGCTTTGTTCGCAGATCGCGATTTTTTTTCCGGCGTTCAGAAGTCTGGAAATATAATTGTCTTTGGAATGATACGGAATCCCGCACATCGGAACCGCGTTCTGACGTTTTGTGAGGGCGATGTCCAGGATCGAAGAAGCAATCTTTGCATCCTCCAGAAACATCTCGTAAAAATCTCCCATTCGAAAGAACAGAATCGTGTCCGGAAAATCCTTTTTGATCGCGAGAAATTGTTTCATCATCGGTGTGTTTAACGCATCCGCGAGATCACTCCAATATTCCGCCGAAGTTCCTGTGGTTTCAAAACTCATAAAGCCGACTTTGCATTCCTGATAAATTGGATGATTTTAGAAATATCTTTGATTCCGGGAGAAGATTCCACTCCGCTCGCCACGTCGACTCCGAAGGGTTTTACTGCCTGAATTGCAGAAATTACATTTTCCGGATTCAATCCGCCCGCTAAAAGAAATCTTCTTTCGATCCCGGAAATAAAATCCCAGTTAAAGATTTTACCGGTTCCGCCGCCTGCTTCCCTGGAATCACTATCCAGGATCAAAAATTCTCCCGGTAGAAATTGCAGATCCTTGTTGCTGACCGGCGCGCTGATCCGATACGAACAGATTTGACGTGGACCGAGCAACTCTTCCCGGTTTACGGACGTAAGCTTGGGATCGTCCCAAATCCATTGAACCAAATCGTGATCCAGTATTGACCGGATGGATTGAATTTCTTCGGGAGAATTTTTATAAAATAAAAATACGATTTCGGGGGATCCGTTTTGGGAGCGAATTAATTCTACAATCTTTTGTGCGTCGGAGACAGAAATGTTTCTCGGGCTGGACGGCGCGAAATTCAAGCCGATGTAATCGGCTCCTTCTTCTTTGCAGACTTGTGCCGTCTGCAAATCTCTGATTCCGCAGATCTTTACTTTCGGTTTTTGAGGGGAAGTCGTGTTCATAGCTGGAAGTTTTTCCAGTCTTATCCGGGGGTTTTTTTAGATCACGTACTTTAACACTCGTCAGTTTTATCGTAAAAAATACTTTCGATGTCATGGGCATCTTTCATACCTTTCCGCTTTCAAGCGGTGCAAAAATTCGAATTTTGATTGCCGGCAAAAAGGAATTGCCTTCGATTTCTTTGGACCCTGATACGCAGAAATTTGAAATTTCAAAACTCACCGGAATTTCAAAATCGGCCGTCCACATTTTGAATCAAGTTCATGGAGATGCAATTTTCAATTCGGAAACATCGGAATCGTTTTCTTTTCCCGAAGCGGACGCTTTGATCGGAGAATCATCCGGAAAAATTCTCTGTATCAAAACGGCGGATTGTATGCCCTTGTTCTTTTGGTCTACGGAAAGTTCCAAGTTTGTCGCGGTTCATTCGGGTTGGAAGGGAACGTTAGCCGGAATTAGCGAAAAGGCCTTGGGACAAACCTTTTCTGTATCCATTTTAAAAAACGGCTCGCTTCGTGTTTATCTGGGGCCTTGCGCTTCCGGAAAACGGTATGAAATCGGAGAGGACGTAGCCTCGTTGTTTCGTTCGGAATTTCCGAGTTGTTTGCGATCGGTTTCTGAAGAAAAAAGCCTTTTGGATCTGGAATCTTTTGTAAAATACCGTTTGGAGAAGAATGGAATTGTTTTCCAGTTTGAATCTTCGGGAATTTGTACGATGGGAGAAAATTCAGATTTCTTCAGTCACAGAAAAAAGGAAACCGGAAGAAATCTGAATCTGATTTGGAAAGAGGATTAGACCTTAGGAATCTTTTTGACGGCTGCGTTGATCTTTTCCAAAACCTTTTCTCTTTTTACGGGTTTTGGAATGTAATCCATTGCACCTTCGTCGATCAGGTTTTTTAAAACAGCAGGGGTGTTCTCTTCGGATACAATTACGATTCTTGGAAGAACACCTTTGTCTTTGATTTCATAGAAAGTTGCATAACCGTCCATCACGGGCATATTGATGTCTAAGGTGATTAGATCCACCAATCGATGTTGGTCGTAGAGCTTCATCAGCTCTTTTCCGTTTTCCGCAAAACCAATGACCTGATATCCTTCCGATTCTAAAATCTGAGCCAATTGTTTGGCTTGAAATCGGGAGTTTTCCGCTATCAAAACCTGATACGGTCTACCGTTGGGAGCTACACCTGCTTTCATATTTTTACCTCTTTTCTTTTAGAGAAAGGATTCGATGATCTGACCGATTTCTTTTGTACCGACTAACGTAGAGCCGACTTCCGCGATGTCTCTGGTTCTTTTTCCGGTCGCGATCGTTTTGCGTACCGCAGATTCTATCTTTGCCGCTTCTTCCTCCATCGAGAAAGAATATCGTAGCATCAAAGCGGCGCTGAGGACCTGAGCGATCGGATTTGCAATCCCTTTGCCCGCGATATCGGGCGCGGATCCGCCGGACGGTTCATACAAACCGAATCCGGATTCGGAAAGAGATGCCGAAGGAAGCATTCCGATCGAACCGGTAATGATAGACGCTTCGTCCGAAAGAATGTCTCCGAACATATTCTCGCAAAGAATCACGTCGAATTGTTTCGGATTTACGATCAACTGCATAGCCGCATTGTCCACGTAAAGATGATTCAATTGGACGTCTGAAAATTCTTTCTTATGCAGATCGATTACAACTTCTTTCCAAAAAACGGAAGTGGTCAGGACGTTTGCCTTATCAATGCTTGTCACTTTATGATTTCTTTTTCTCGCGGCCTGGAACGCGACTCGGGTGATTCTTTCGATCTCCCTTCTGGAATATTTCATCGTATCATACGCGAATTCTTCCTGTCCCGATCCTTCTCTGCCTTTCGGTTGTCCAAAGTAAATCCCACCGGTCAATTCTCTCAGAATGAGAATATCCAATCCGTCTCCGATGATATCCGCGCGAACCGGCGAAGCGTTTTTCAGCTCTTGGTAGATGATAGCCGGTCTCAGATTGGCAAATAGATCAAAGTGCTTACGCAGAGGTAAAAGGGCGCCTCGTTCCGGTTGTCTTTCCGGGGGAAGGCTTTCCCATTTTGGCCCGCCCACACTTCCAAAAAGAATCGCCTGCGATTCCTCACAAAGTTTGAGAGTTTCAGGGGGAAGGGGATGTCCGGTTTTATCGATCGCGATTCCACCCACATAGCCTTCTTTGAAATTAAACTCGGCGGCTTTTGCGCCGAGTGCCTTTTTTAAAACGGAGAGAGCGACCTCCATTACTTCCGGACCGATTCCGTCTCCGGAAAGTACAGCAACGTTCTTCATTCTTTTTTTGGATCCTTGTTAATTTTGTTTGAGTATGGATTCGAAAATGTCCAATCCCTGATTTAAAAAATCTGTGGAGATCGTAAGAGGGGGCATGATTCGAATCACGTTATCCGCCGTTGCGTTGACCACAAGTCCTGCTTCGAGACAGGCTTCCGCGATCGGTCTGGAAGGAACCTTGAATTCCACTCCGATATGAAGTCCTTTTCCTCTGACTTCTGCGATCACCGGATATTTTTCCTTCATCTCGTTCAATCTGGAGAATGCAATGTCCGAACATACGTTTACATTGTTTAGAATTTCACGAGTTTGAATGATTCGGATGGTTTCGTATGCAATTGCGGCCGCGAGATGATTTCCTCCAAAAGTGGAGCCGTGAGATCCTCTGGTAAACAGATCCTGATATCTTTCGCCCACGATCAAAGCGCCGATCGGAAATCCCGAACCGAGTCCTTTTGCAAGAACCATTGCGTCCGGACTAAAGGAAAGAGCTTCAAACGCAAATAACGTTCCCGTTCTTCCCATTCCGGTTTGAATCTCGTCAAAGATCAGGAGTGCTTCGTTTTCCGCTGTCAATTCCCTGGTAAGCGTGAGAAAGTTTTTTGTGAGAGGAATGATCCCGCTTTCTCCGAGGATCGGCTCCACGATCATGGCCACGATTCTTCCCTGATATCTTTCAAAGGCTGAAACCAGCATTTCCTCGTTATTGGGTTCTATGAATTCGATTCCTCTGAGAAGTTCTCCGTAACCTTGCCGGATTTTATCCTGACCGGTTAAACTCATTCCGCTGACCGATCTTCCGTGAAAACTTTTTTCCAAAGAAAGAATTATGGGTTCGTTGATGCTTCTTGCGTCCGCGTATTTTCGAGCCAGCTTAAACGCGGCTTCGATCGCTTCGGTTCCGGAATTGGTAAGAAATACCTTTCCCGGAAACGAATTGAGAATGAGAAGTTCCGCGAGTTTGGAGGCTTCCTCTGAGTAAAACAGATTGGAAGTATGAAAGAGTTTATCCGCTTGAGTGCGAACCACTTCGATGATATCCGGATCCGCATGTCCGAGATTGGTCACGGCGACCCCGCTATGAAAGTCGATATACTGTTTGTTATCATAGTCGAATAATAGTTCGTTCACTCCATAGCGGAACGCGACGTTGTATCGATTGTAAGTATCGAGCAGATAAAGTTCCGCCAATTCCTTTGTGTGTTGAAAGAGTTCCTTCTGGATTTCTGTGTCGTTCATGAGAGTCCTGCCAATTGTAAAAATATTTCTTCGGAAGCCTTTATTTCGGAAAGAAGGTTCTTTGTAAGATTTTGTATCTCTTCCTTTGATTTTGGAACGATTAAGCTCTGAAAGGAAGAATAAATTTTAATCTTCGGTTCAGTTCCGGAGGGTCGAATGGTAAGTTTTGCGTTTCCTTCCAAAATAACCTGGATCACATCCGAGGAAGGACAACCGGTAAATGCGGAATTGGAAGCGGAACCTTTTGCTACCTGTGTTTTATAATCTAAAATCCCGATGATTTTTCTTTGATGGATCGTTTTACCCAATAGATCGGAGGTGCGCAGGGACTCGAGAGATTTTTGTATCTTTTCCTTACCGGCGCTTCCTTCGAGGGTCAGGGATTTGAGGCTTTCCTGAAACAGTCCATACTTGAGATAGATCTCATCCATAAACTGTAAGAGATCTTTTTTGACTGTTAGAATTTCGAGCAGCAATAACGCGGAAGAAAGAGAATCCTTATCTCTTACAAAGGAAACCGGAAGATATCCGAAGGATTCTTCTCCACCAAAAAGAAAGAAATCTGTTTTACTTTTGTCGATCTTGGCCATCACCTGAGCGATAAACTTAAAACCGGTGAGAACATTTTTGTATTTTACTTTGTTCTTTCTCGCGATGATTTCTTGCAGATCCGTGGTCACGATCGTTTTGACAAGAACTGCTTTTTTCTTTTTTTTACCCGCTGCATAAGATTCGCAGAGATAGGCGGCCATGATCGATCCGATCTGATTTCCGTTTAACAAAACGTAATCGCCTTTCCCGTTTTTTACACCGATTCCCAAGCGATCCGCGTCTGGATCGGTTGCGATAAACGCATCCGCCTTTTTTTGAATCGCAAACTTACGGGAAAGTTCCATGGCTTCGGGCTCTTCCGGGTTCGGAAATTTTACAGTCGGAAATTCTCCATTCGGATCTTTTTGTTCCGGGACTAAAAATACGTTCTTGTATCCGAAACCGTTCAGAAGTTCTTTCATGGATTTTCCGCCGGTTCCGTGTAACGGTGAATAGACAACTTTGAGTGCGGCTCTATCCTTGGGTTTGAGAATGGAAGAAAGAATTCCCGCTTTTGAGAGTTCTTTTTTGTAGGAAGTAAAACAATCTTTGCCCGCAGGCTTTACCATCTTTTTGTAAAGTGGATCCTTAGGTGAAAGGATGGAAATTTTTTTCCAGTCAGTGATTGACTCAATTTGAGAGATGATCTTTTTATCGTCGGGTGGAACGAGTTGTCCTCCGTCCGCAAGATAAGCCTTAAATCCGTTGTAGTCGGGTGGATTGTGAGACGCGGTGATGACGACCCCGCCCGAGGCTTTGTAATAACGAATCGCATAGGAAAGAAGAGGGGTCGGGGTCACTTCTTCGAAAATGACGACCTTGACGCCGAGATAGGCCGCGATGCCGGCTGTGACTTCGGCAAATTCTTTGGATCTTCTTCTCGAATCGTAAGCGATTACAATCGATGCTTTTTTTGTTTTTTTTGCGAGATAGCTTACAAAACCGAGGGCCGCTCGACCCACGGTGAATTCGTTCATTCGGCCGATTCCGTTTCCGAGTCTGCCTCTCATTCCCCCTGTCCCGAATTCGAGAGGAACGGAGAACGCTTCGACTTCAAGACCCGATTTTCCTTTTTTGAATTTTTGAAGTGCAAGGGCGGCTTCTTGGCGCGTTTTTTCCGGGAACGGATCTTGGGTCCAGGCAAGGATCGATGATTCTGGATGATTCATGTTATAAACGATTCCGATCAGATTTTTTCAGAGGATTCAATTCATAAAATTAGGCTTTCTTTAGGGTTCAACCCTAATTTTGGCCGATTCTAAAAGTATGGAATCATACGAATTCAACCAGGATGAAAACAGAGAATTTTTGAGTTTGAGCAGGGTTTTAAAACTCGCGTCTCTTTCTTTTTTTAGTCTCTCCGGGGTTTCTTTTTTTTCGGCCTTTGTTGCAAACGATATCAGCAAACTCGCGTGGTATATCGTTCCGGGGGTTTTATTTTTGCTCGCAGGGATTTGGAGTTTTAGTGCGGGAATTTCTTTCAAAAAAATCACAAACACAAAAGGAGAGGATTTGGATTTTTTAAGAATCGGTCTTCGGAGTCTGAGAATTCATTTTTGGATTCAGATTTCATTCGGATTTTTTGCAATTCTATTTCTCCTGGGAGCCGCCGTTCTTACCCTTGTATCCTGATGGAACCCGGAGAATTTTGGATCGAGGAAAGACTCGAAACACATCGAAAGAATGCACCTTGCAATTTGGGTGAGAGTGGAATTCGAAATCTGAGTTTTGGGGAATTGTTGAGTCTTTTAAAAATAAGTTTGGAAGAATTGAATTCCATTTCCCTGGAAGACGCACCCAACCGGGGAGATCGATCTCTTCGGGAGGAAATTGCGAAGCTTTATCCGAACATCGGTGCGGACGAGGTTTTGGTGACCACCGGAACCGGAGAAGCATTGTATATTCTTTTCCATCTTTTTTGCAAAGAAAATTCCTCCGTTTCTTACTTTGCTCCCGCGTTTCAAGCGTTGTATGAAATCCCGAAGATGTTGGGTGCCGAGTTGAATCCGATTTTTCTTTTGGGATCCATTCGTAGGAATGAGAATTCCTTTCTTTCCAAAAATACAATTCAGGAATTGTTTCAAAGAGGAAGAGATCTTGTGATTCTCAATCATCCTCAAAATCCGAGCGGACTTTCTTTGGATCCGGAAGGAATCCAAACGATTCGAGATTGTGCCGTATCCTTTCCCGGTTGGATTCTTTTTGATGAGCACTATCGTTTTCTGGACTACCAAAACGATTTGAGTTGGAGCGGTGCCGGTCTCAATGAGAAAACGGTGACTACGGGATCGATTACGAAGTGTTTTGGAGTGATGGGGCTTCGAATCGGTTGGATGATCGGACCCAAGGACGTTTTGGAAAAAGCAAGATCCTTCAAAGACTACCTAACGCATACGGTTTCGCCGATCTCTGAATTTTTGACTTTGAAAATTCTGGAAAATCGAAAAAGTCTAATTCTCCCCATCAAAGAATCTATTTTGAAGAATATTCATTTTTTTGAAAGTGTTTGGAAAGAGCTACCTGGAATCGATTCGTTTGCTGCTCCCGGCGGCGGTGTGGTTTCCTTTGTAAAATTAAAAGACGAGATTGATTCATCGAAATACGCGGATGCTTTGATCGCGCAGTGCGGAGTTTTTGTTCTTCCGGGAAGAGACTTTGAGTGCGAAGGCTGGATTCGGATCGGTTTTGGGGAAACTCCTGAACGCTTTCGAGAAGGTTTGGAACGATGGAAGAGCTTGAAGTTATAAGTATGATAGCGAGTCAAATCAGATTCTTTTCTAAAAACGTAGGAACTCTTACAAATCAGATTCTTTTCTAAAAACGTAGGAACTCTTACAACCCCTTCCACAAACGTTTTGCAAAAACTATCGGGTGGTAGGTGAAAACCGCTCTTTGAAAAAATTTTCCTTCTACGAACTGACTTTTCAGAAGAAGTTGTTTTCCACCGACCTGAAAAAACTCAGAATTGAAGTCACCTTTGAATTCGCTCTCGATTTGAAATCGAATTTCTTTTCGGAAGATTTTAAAGACCTGCTCTTTGGAAGAACTCTTCCAAAGAAATTCATCTTGAAATAGACGGCGTTCTTTCAACCAAATCGGAAGATTTTTCCGTTCCAGTTTTGAAGGAAAAAACGTTCCCAAATAATATGATTCCGGATTTTCAAGATCCACGTTTTTGTCCGAAGTTTCTCTCAGATAACCCAAGGCATACAGATCACAAAAGGCGAGTTCGGGCGAATAAGATTCCTCATAAAATTCCTGTTTGGAAAAAGAAGCAGCCCTGGTCGCCACAAAACGGAGCTTGATTTTTTTCGAACTACCGAAGGGAATCCAAGATACCGGAAGAGAGGATTTCCATTCTTCCCAAGAAAAAAAGTCTTCCCATAGAATCATAGAATGCAGATACAATCGATACGGTTTCGGTGATGCCGCGCTTATAAGATCCGGAGAATTTTGATCTTCGCTGAAATCGGATTCCGCCTTTGAAAAAATTTTTTTCCAAGGTTTTTCATTTAAAGTATGTAAGGATTTGTGCAAGAGTTTCCAGATCCGATATTTGGTTTGTTCCGGAAAACTCGAATGAAGTTTTTGTTTGATTCGAACCTTTTTCTTACCGCCTGCAAACGAAGTCATCTCGACTTCCAGATCCGAAGCAAAACGAGGAGGAATTCCGTTTTCTAAAGGAAGTTTGGTTTCATAGAGAAGATGCTGGACGTCTCTAGGATCCACGATTTGTTCTTTTGTAAATTCCGGATTGAGAATCGGGAGAATTCGGCGTTTGATTCTGATTTTTTTACTTTGAAAGAAAGGGAGAATGTTGACCCTCCAGATTTGCTCCAACCAGAGCTGAAAGTTTGTAAGGGTGAATCTGAACATCGGCAAGGGGTCGAAGGATAGTCTTTTTGTATGCAGGAAGATTTTCCATTCAAAATCGGAACTAAACGCCAGAAAATCGGCAGAAAAGTTGACAAGGAAAGACGGTCATCGATTCTGTCCTTACTATGGCCAGACGATGTGAAGTAACCGGGAAAGGAACCGCCTCAGGAAATAACGTTTCCCATTCCCATATCAAGACTAGAAGAACCTGGAAGGTCAATCTAATCAAAAAAAGAATCTTTTTGGAAGACGAGAACCGCTGGGTTACCGTTCGTCTTTCTACCAGAGCTCTCCGTACTCTGAGAAAAAAAGGAATTAAGGCCGCCATCAAAGATAACGGCGGATCCTTGGGCGTTCTTGCAGCGAAAAAATACGCAGGAATCCAAAAATCAGCTCCTAAAACAGCCTGATTCCGCCTTCCTCAAATGGTTCTCCCGAATCTTTTCTCTCTTAAGAAAAGAATTCGGCGAGGTCCAGACACCTCTTCATTTCCAAAAAGACTACGAACTTTCCATTGCAGTAATCCTAAGCGCTCAGTGCACGGATGAACGCGTCAATCAAGTCACTCCCGCATTATTCAAGGCCTTTCCAACCTTAGAATCCTTTGCAAATGCAAAGATTCCCGATCTCGAAAAACTGATTTTTTCCACCGGCTTTTATCATAATAAGGCGAAGTCGATCCAAGGTTTTGCCCAAAAATTAGTAAACGACTTCGGCGGAGAACTTCCAAAAACGGTAAAGGAACTCACGACCCTTCCGGGTTTTGGTCGTAAGACCGCAAACGTGGTCCTATCCGAGGTTCACGGTCTTGTGGAAGGAATCGTAGTGGATACTCATGTCAATCGGCTTTCCAAGGTTTTGGGTCTTACAGAAAGCAACGATCCCGTAAAAGTGGAAAAGGATCTGATGAATCTTCTTCCCAAAAAGTACTGGAGAGATATTTCATTGTACTTAATCTTCTTAGGAAGAAAGTGCTGCAAGGCGCATCGTACTTTTTGCGAAGAATGTATTTTGAAAAAGGATTGTCCTTCGTCGTCCGTTTTAAAAGGAGATTAGAAAATTCTTATGGAAGTATTTATCGATCAGAAATTGGAAGGAATGGAACTCGCTACACAGCACATCGTCATGTCTCGGGATCTCAATCAGCACGGATTTTTATTCGGAGGACAGATGCTGGCGTGGATCGACGAAGGTTGCGCGATGTATGTCATGGAAAAAATCCGATATTCGAACATCGTAACTGTGAGTATGGCGGACGTCGTTTTTAAAAGTCCCGGGCTTTTGGGGGATATCATTCAGATCTTTTCCAAAATCGACAAAATCGGTAATAGTTCGATCACGATCCGGAATACCTCCATCGGTAAAAGTCAAAGCCGTAAGGAACTCAAAGAAATCATCGATTGCAAGATTACGTATGTTTGTCTGGACGATCACGGGAAGCCGTTTCCGTATTTTAGAGATCATTTCGAACTTCAGGATTTAAAGTAACGTCCATGGCTCTTCGTTTTCCCGTATCCGTTGAAAAGGAACAAAAACTTCTGGAGCTAATGGATTCTCTCCAGGTGAAAGAGACGGATCTGGAGGAAAGTTTTACGAGGAGCGGAGGCAAGGGTGGGCAAAATGTAAACAAGGTTTCGACCGCGGTTCATCTCAAACACAAACCCACCGGTATCGAAATCAAATGTTCCCTTTATAGAACTCAGGGACTCAATCGTTATAAGGCGAGAGCCATTCTCTGCGAAAAGATTCAAGAGAAAATTCAAAAGTCCAGTTCCGGAGTTTCGGACGCGGATCGAAAAATCTTGAGAAACAAACAAAAAGATGCAAAACGGAAAAAGGAGAAATATTCGCGTAAAAGTCAAAATTCTCCTTTGATTCTTCCGGAAGTGGAAGAAACTTTTGAGGAAGAGATCTCGGATGGAAATCTAGGTTCAATCGATTAGAGAAAATGCGCGAACGTCAAAGCTAAAGCAATATGCCTGAAATTTTAAATCATACCCTAATATTGGAGAAGATCAAGAACCTCGGAGATTCCCCCGGTTGTTATCTTTGGAAATCCAGAAAGGGAGAGGTTTTGTATGTAGGTAAGGCTAAGAATCTCGACAAACGAGTCCGCAATTATCTCAAAGAAAATCATCCCGACGTAAAGACCAGAATACTTCAAAAAGAAATCTTTGATCTGGATTGGATTGCGACCGGTACCGAAAAAGAAGCTCTGATTCTCGAAGCGACCCTGATCAAAAAACACAATCCCCGTTTTAATGTTCGTCTCAAGGACGATAAAAAATATCCGTATATCTGCGTCTCTCTTTCTGAACCCTTTCCGATGGTCTACGTTACGCGAAAGCTCCGCGACAACGGGGATCGTTATTTCGGTCCGTATTCGGATGTTCGTTCCACAAGAGAAACGTTAGATATCATTTTAAGAATTTTTCCGGTCCGCAAAACGAGACAGGTTCTTCCTCTTCCCAAACCCAGAAGGCCCTGTTTGAATTTTGATATGGGGCGTTGTCTTGGACCTTGTCGTGGGACCGTTCCCGTCGAGGAATATCGGATCGTCATCGATCAAGTCATTCAATTTCTGGAAGGAAGAAAGGATTCTCTGGTGGGTGATCTGAGCACAAAGATGTCCACATTCTCCGAAAAGCTGGAGTTTGAAAAAGCGGCTCGTTACAGGGACATGCTTCAGAGGATTCAAAATTTCAGAGAAAGACAGACCGTGGTGAGCACGGACGGAGGAGACGAGGACGTTCTCGGTTTTGCGAGGAAGGAAGACGAAGGTCAGGTCATTCTTCTGGAAGTCAGAGGCGGAAGACTCGAAACGAAAAAATCCTTTCCG comes from the Leptospira sp. WS92.C1 genome and includes:
- a CDS encoding polyphenol oxidase family protein; the encoded protein is MGIFHTFPLSSGAKIRILIAGKKELPSISLDPDTQKFEISKLTGISKSAVHILNQVHGDAIFNSETSESFSFPEADALIGESSGKILCIKTADCMPLFFWSTESSKFVAVHSGWKGTLAGISEKALGQTFSVSILKNGSLRVYLGPCASGKRYEIGEDVASLFRSEFPSCLRSVSEEKSLLDLESFVKYRLEKNGIVFQFESSGICTMGENSDFFSHRKKETGRNLNLIWKED
- the rpmB gene encoding 50S ribosomal protein L28; the protein is MARRCEVTGKGTASGNNVSHSHIKTRRTWKVNLIKKRIFLEDENRWVTVRLSTRALRTLRKKGIKAAIKDNGGSLGVLAAKKYAGIQKSAPKTA
- a CDS encoding acyl-CoA thioesterase; the encoded protein is MEVFIDQKLEGMELATQHIVMSRDLNQHGFLFGGQMLAWIDEGCAMYVMEKIRYSNIVTVSMADVVFKSPGLLGDIIQIFSKIDKIGNSSITIRNTSIGKSQSRKELKEIIDCKITYVCLDDHGKPFPYFRDHFELQDLK
- a CDS encoding phosphoribosylanthranilate isomerase is translated as MNTTSPQKPKVKICGIRDLQTAQVCKEEGADYIGLNFAPSSPRNISVSDAQKIVELIRSQNGSPEIVFLFYKNSPEEIQSIRSILDHDLVQWIWDDPKLTSVNREELLGPRQICSYRISAPVSNKDLQFLPGEFLILDSDSREAGGGTGKIFNWDFISGIERRFLLAGGLNPENVISAIQAVKPFGVDVASGVESSPGIKDISKIIQFIRNAKSAL
- a CDS encoding aminotransferase class I/II-fold pyridoxal phosphate-dependent enzyme, with the protein product MEPGEFWIEERLETHRKNAPCNLGESGIRNLSFGELLSLLKISLEELNSISLEDAPNRGDRSLREEIAKLYPNIGADEVLVTTGTGEALYILFHLFCKENSSVSYFAPAFQALYEIPKMLGAELNPIFLLGSIRRNENSFLSKNTIQELFQRGRDLVILNHPQNPSGLSLDPEGIQTIRDCAVSFPGWILFDEHYRFLDYQNDLSWSGAGLNEKTVTTGSITKCFGVMGLRIGWMIGPKDVLEKARSFKDYLTHTVSPISEFLTLKILENRKSLILPIKESILKNIHFFESVWKELPGIDSFAAPGGGVVSFVKLKDEIDSSKYADALIAQCGVFVLPGRDFECEGWIRIGFGETPERFREGLERWKSLKL
- the leuB gene encoding 3-isopropylmalate dehydrogenase, with protein sequence MKNVAVLSGDGIGPEVMEVALSVLKKALGAKAAEFNFKEGYVGGIAIDKTGHPLPPETLKLCEESQAILFGSVGGPKWESLPPERQPERGALLPLRKHFDLFANLRPAIIYQELKNASPVRADIIGDGLDILILRELTGGIYFGQPKGREGSGQEEFAYDTMKYSRREIERITRVAFQAARKRNHKVTSIDKANVLTTSVFWKEVVIDLHKKEFSDVQLNHLYVDNAAMQLIVNPKQFDVILCENMFGDILSDEASIITGSIGMLPSASLSESGFGLYEPSGGSAPDIAGKGIANPIAQVLSAALMLRYSFSMEEEAAKIESAVRKTIATGKRTRDIAEVGSTLVGTKEIGQIIESFL
- the nth gene encoding endonuclease III — protein: MQRKNTQESKNQLLKQPDSAFLKWFSRIFSLLRKEFGEVQTPLHFQKDYELSIAVILSAQCTDERVNQVTPALFKAFPTLESFANAKIPDLEKLIFSTGFYHNKAKSIQGFAQKLVNDFGGELPKTVKELTTLPGFGRKTANVVLSEVHGLVEGIVVDTHVNRLSKVLGLTESNDPVKVEKDLMNLLPKKYWRDISLYLIFLGRKCCKAHRTFCEECILKKDCPSSSVLKGD
- a CDS encoding phospho-sugar mutase, giving the protein MNHPESSILAWTQDPFPEKTRQEAALALQKFKKGKSGLEVEAFSVPLEFGTGGMRGRLGNGIGRMNEFTVGRAALGFVSYLAKKTKKASIVIAYDSRRRSKEFAEVTAGIAAYLGVKVVIFEEVTPTPLLSYAIRYYKASGGVVITASHNPPDYNGFKAYLADGGQLVPPDDKKIISQIESITDWKKISILSPKDPLYKKMVKPAGKDCFTSYKKELSKAGILSSILKPKDRAALKVVYSPLHGTGGKSMKELLNGFGYKNVFLVPEQKDPNGEFPTVKFPNPEEPEAMELSRKFAIQKKADAFIATDPDADRLGIGVKNGKGDYVLLNGNQIGSIMAAYLCESYAAGKKKKKAVLVKTIVTTDLQEIIARKNKVKYKNVLTGFKFIAQVMAKIDKSKTDFFLFGGEESFGYLPVSFVRDKDSLSSALLLLEILTVKKDLLQFMDEIYLKYGLFQESLKSLTLEGSAGKEKIQKSLESLRTSDLLGKTIHQRKIIGILDYKTQVAKGSASNSAFTGCPSSDVIQVILEGNAKLTIRPSGTEPKIKIYSSFQSLIVPKSKEEIQNLTKNLLSEIKASEEIFLQLAGLS
- a CDS encoding acetylornithine transaminase gives rise to the protein MNDTEIQKELFQHTKELAELYLLDTYNRYNVAFRYGVNELLFDYDNKQYIDFHSGVAVTNLGHADPDIIEVVRTQADKLFHTSNLFYSEEASKLAELLILNSFPGKVFLTNSGTEAIEAAFKLARKYADARSINEPIILSLEKSFHGRSVSGMSLTGQDKIRQGYGELLRGIEFIEPNNEEMLVSAFERYQGRIVAMIVEPILGESGIIPLTKNFLTLTRELTAENEALLIFDEIQTGMGRTGTLFAFEALSFSPDAMVLAKGLGSGFPIGALIVGERYQDLFTRGSHGSTFGGNHLAAAIAYETIRIIQTREILNNVNVCSDIAFSRLNEMKEKYPVIAEVRGKGLHIGVEFKVPSRPIAEACLEAGLVVNATADNVIRIMPPLTISTDFLNQGLDIFESILKQN
- a CDS encoding response regulator; this translates as MKAGVAPNGRPYQVLIAENSRFQAKQLAQILESEGYQVIGFAENGKELMKLYDQHRLVDLITLDINMPVMDGYATFYEIKDKGVLPRIVIVSEENTPAVLKNLIDEGAMDYIPKPVKREKVLEKINAAVKKIPKV